A section of the Verrucomicrobium sp. GAS474 genome encodes:
- a CDS encoding adenylosuccinate synthase, with amino-acid sequence MNTILVGAQWGDEGKGKIIDVLTKDVDIVVRSQGGNNAGHTVEVGEEKYILHLIPSGILWPKKTCVIGNGVVIDPVSLVKEIKGLESRGFKTAGRLLLSEMAHLVFPYHRAIDELREIRKGKGKIGTTKRGIGPAYGDKAARVGLRLVDLLDARKFKDKLAERIETNNIAIKALGGKAIPFKETHADYEAAAKVLRPYVTHTVVWLHEALAKKKKMLFEGAQGTFLDIDFGTYPYVTSSNTTAGGASTGSGVPPHRIDRVVGVMKAYTTRVGEGNLPTESEELSDLFHGMGREFGATTGRARRCGWFDAVATHYASLVNGFDELAVTNLDGLDSLAEIKVCTAYEIKGKKFAHPPADIAEWNAVKPVYKTFKGWKSDTSKIREYKKLPLAARNYLKAIGDLTGGKLTIASVGPRREATLWV; translated from the coding sequence ATGAACACGATTTTGGTTGGAGCCCAATGGGGCGATGAAGGAAAAGGGAAGATCATCGACGTCCTGACGAAGGACGTCGACATCGTCGTCCGCTCCCAGGGCGGGAACAACGCCGGGCACACCGTCGAGGTCGGCGAGGAGAAGTACATCCTCCACCTCATCCCCTCCGGCATCCTCTGGCCGAAGAAGACCTGCGTCATCGGCAACGGCGTCGTCATCGATCCGGTCTCCCTCGTGAAGGAGATCAAGGGCCTCGAATCGCGCGGCTTCAAGACCGCCGGACGCCTCCTCCTCAGCGAGATGGCCCACCTCGTCTTCCCCTACCACCGCGCCATCGACGAGCTCCGCGAGATCCGCAAGGGCAAGGGCAAGATCGGGACGACGAAGCGCGGCATCGGCCCCGCCTACGGCGACAAGGCCGCCCGCGTCGGCCTCCGCCTCGTCGACCTCCTCGACGCCCGGAAGTTCAAGGACAAGCTCGCCGAGCGGATCGAGACGAACAACATCGCGATCAAGGCCCTCGGCGGCAAGGCGATCCCCTTCAAGGAAACGCACGCCGACTACGAAGCCGCGGCGAAGGTCCTCCGCCCCTACGTCACCCACACCGTCGTCTGGCTCCACGAGGCCCTGGCGAAGAAGAAGAAGATGCTCTTCGAGGGCGCGCAAGGAACCTTCCTCGACATCGACTTCGGCACCTATCCCTACGTCACCTCGTCGAACACGACGGCAGGCGGCGCCTCGACCGGCTCCGGCGTCCCGCCTCACCGGATCGACCGCGTCGTCGGCGTGATGAAGGCCTACACCACCCGCGTCGGCGAGGGGAACCTCCCGACCGAGAGCGAGGAACTGAGCGATCTCTTCCACGGCATGGGCCGGGAATTCGGCGCGACGACCGGCCGCGCCCGCCGCTGCGGTTGGTTCGACGCCGTCGCCACCCATTACGCCAGCCTGGTGAACGGCTTCGACGAACTCGCCGTGACGAACCTCGACGGCCTCGACTCGCTCGCCGAGATCAAGGTCTGCACCGCCTACGAGATCAAGGGCAAGAAGTTCGCCCACCCCCCCGCCGACATCGCCGAGTGGAACGCGGTGAAGCCGGTCTACAAGACGTTCAAGGGGTGGAAGAGCGACACCAGCAAGATCCGCGAATACAAGAAGCTCCCCCTTGCGGCCCGGAACTACCTCAAGGCGATCGGCGATCTCACCGGCGGAAAGCTGACCATCGCCTCGGTCGGCCCCCGCCGCGAGGCGACGCTCTGGGTTTAA
- a CDS encoding UDP-glucose/GDP-mannose dehydrogenase family protein, translated as MKLAIIGSGYVGLTTGTCFAEVGHEVICVDNNEHKVAALRAGKIPIYEPGLEEMIVRNVANGRLKFTTSIKEGVDNALVVFIAVPTPPQPDGSVDLSFVEKVAREIAGVITDYRVVVDKSTVPVKTGEKVRQTISRYNSGGVEFDVVSNPEFLREGSAVADLMKPDRVVVGADTEKAGNIMKELYTPFGAPILVTDLNSAELIKHAANSFLALKISYINAISRICEASGANVEMVAQGMGADHRIGRAFLNAGIGYGGSCFPKDLSAFIRISEDLGYDFGLLKEVSRINDDQREHFVKQIRDSLWVFREKRVGLLGLAFKGNTDDVRNSVAMDLAQIFLKEGAHVIAYDPQGAEKAKEIEPRLEIVSRGEDVAEKADVIVVATEWKEFRDLDWASMRKRALSNLLFDGRNLLDPAKVAALGFEYHSIGRR; from the coding sequence ATGAAGCTAGCCATTATCGGGTCGGGTTATGTTGGTCTTACGACAGGAACGTGCTTTGCCGAGGTCGGTCACGAGGTGATCTGCGTCGACAACAACGAGCATAAGGTCGCCGCCCTGCGCGCGGGGAAGATCCCCATCTACGAGCCCGGCCTCGAGGAGATGATCGTCCGCAACGTCGCCAACGGGCGGCTGAAGTTCACGACCTCGATCAAGGAAGGCGTCGACAACGCCCTCGTCGTCTTCATCGCCGTCCCCACGCCGCCCCAGCCCGACGGCAGCGTCGACCTCAGCTTCGTCGAGAAGGTCGCCCGCGAGATCGCCGGCGTCATCACCGACTACCGCGTCGTCGTCGACAAGAGCACCGTCCCCGTGAAGACCGGCGAGAAGGTCCGCCAGACCATCTCCCGCTACAACTCGGGCGGCGTCGAGTTCGACGTCGTCAGCAATCCCGAGTTCCTCCGCGAAGGCTCCGCCGTCGCCGACCTCATGAAGCCGGACCGCGTCGTCGTCGGCGCCGACACCGAGAAGGCCGGGAACATCATGAAGGAGCTCTACACCCCCTTCGGCGCGCCGATCCTCGTCACCGACCTCAACTCGGCCGAGCTCATCAAGCATGCCGCGAACAGCTTCCTCGCGCTGAAGATCTCCTACATCAACGCGATCTCCCGCATCTGCGAGGCCTCCGGGGCGAACGTCGAGATGGTCGCCCAGGGCATGGGCGCCGACCACCGCATCGGCCGCGCCTTCCTCAACGCGGGCATCGGCTACGGCGGCTCGTGCTTCCCGAAGGATCTCTCCGCCTTCATCCGCATCTCCGAGGATCTCGGCTACGACTTCGGCCTCCTGAAGGAGGTCTCCCGGATCAACGACGACCAGCGGGAGCACTTCGTGAAGCAGATCCGCGACAGCCTCTGGGTCTTCCGCGAAAAGCGGGTCGGCCTCCTCGGCCTCGCCTTCAAGGGGAACACCGACGACGTCCGCAACAGCGTCGCGATGGACCTCGCCCAGATCTTCCTGAAGGAAGGGGCCCACGTCATCGCCTATGACCCGCAGGGCGCGGAGAAGGCGAAGGAAATCGAGCCCCGCCTCGAGATCGTCTCCAGGGGCGAGGACGTCGCCGAGAAGGCCGACGTCATCGTCGTGGCGACGGAGTGGAAGGAATTCCGCGACCTCGACTGGGCCTCGATGCGGAAGCGCGCCCTCAGCAACCTCCTCTTCGACGGCCGCAACCTCCTCGACCCCGCGAAGGTCGCCGCCCTCGGATTCGAATACCACAGCATCGGCCGCCGCTAG
- a CDS encoding LPS-assembly protein LptD, with protein sequence MPAVPTGAIPMEITADGETNFIAGLATASVNVIVRYGGDILYADKVVFDSKTKTAMAEGNVRIYTGPRLYRGDHISYNFETHAVTSTDFALATFPVFGAGRKVSTPDDNHYQITDGYVTTENRTNPGFRIKAHTIEIYPNDRVVLKNVVFYVGDVPVMWMPFFYQDLQSNDTTVSFRGGTNSRFGVELLSTVNWRVSKDFQVAFHEDYRSRRGEAGGVDFKFRPTKDGSGFFRAYSVNDDDSKENPTSIPRSPIGRDRYLFALQEIFPVSDGLTGKINANVWSDPYITEDFYRNQFAGERMPDNTVEFTQWTPNFEVSVLGRLQPNRFFDGTERAPEVRLDLKPVSLFGSRVQYQGEASVVNFQQNFSNQTYYNAVRPKNYSAYRWDTYHQFSLPQQFFGWLNSTPHVGFRGTAWSNDNNGLYTDHVQDSAQRAVVDAGEELSFKLSQTWNDANVPGLAVDGLRHVVEPYMNAEAILPTAGRDLVRGFDDRVANTWANPLGFPGWNSVDSIDRQVVLREGVRNKIQTKRDGKNWDLLDWDLYTDVNLTRHYDEEQILRSDTLSHAYSDLTIRPFPWLHFDSRAAIDTKGNSYDMYDQSISWQPDRSYQFTVGDRLLQNVTAVDIYGLPIQNSNNIYVKNFWRLNEHWQFQTFHAFDTTDSHLSEQNYTIYRDLSSWQIGLTLSERNNRNSESEQSVYLSFTLKAFPNASIRVSE encoded by the coding sequence GTGCCGGCCGTCCCGACGGGGGCGATCCCGATGGAAATCACCGCCGACGGGGAGACGAATTTCATCGCCGGGCTGGCGACGGCGAGCGTCAACGTCATCGTCCGTTACGGGGGCGATATCCTCTACGCCGACAAGGTGGTCTTCGACTCGAAGACGAAGACGGCGATGGCCGAGGGGAACGTCCGCATCTATACCGGCCCCCGCCTCTACCGGGGCGACCACATCAGCTACAACTTCGAGACCCACGCGGTGACGTCGACCGACTTCGCCCTCGCCACCTTCCCCGTCTTCGGCGCGGGCCGGAAAGTCTCCACCCCCGACGACAACCACTACCAGATCACCGACGGCTACGTGACGACCGAGAACCGGACCAATCCCGGCTTCCGCATCAAGGCCCACACGATCGAGATTTATCCCAACGACCGGGTCGTCCTGAAGAACGTCGTTTTCTACGTCGGCGACGTGCCGGTGATGTGGATGCCCTTCTTCTACCAGGACCTCCAGTCGAACGACACGACGGTCAGCTTCCGCGGCGGCACCAATTCCCGCTTCGGCGTCGAGCTCCTCTCGACCGTGAACTGGCGGGTGAGCAAGGACTTCCAGGTCGCCTTCCACGAGGATTACCGCTCCCGCCGGGGCGAGGCGGGCGGCGTCGACTTCAAGTTCCGGCCGACCAAGGACGGCAGCGGCTTCTTCCGCGCCTATTCCGTCAACGACGACGACTCGAAGGAGAACCCGACCTCGATTCCCCGTTCCCCCATCGGGCGGGACCGCTACCTCTTCGCCCTCCAGGAGATCTTCCCCGTTTCCGACGGCCTGACCGGCAAGATCAACGCCAACGTCTGGAGCGATCCCTACATCACCGAGGACTTCTACCGGAACCAGTTCGCCGGGGAGCGGATGCCCGACAACACGGTCGAGTTCACCCAGTGGACGCCGAACTTCGAGGTCTCCGTCCTCGGACGCCTCCAGCCGAACCGCTTCTTCGACGGCACCGAGCGGGCCCCCGAGGTCCGCCTCGACCTGAAGCCGGTGAGCCTCTTCGGCAGCCGCGTCCAGTATCAGGGCGAGGCGAGCGTCGTCAATTTCCAGCAGAATTTCTCGAACCAGACCTACTACAACGCCGTCCGTCCGAAGAACTACAGCGCCTACCGCTGGGACACCTACCACCAGTTCTCCCTGCCCCAGCAGTTCTTCGGCTGGCTGAACTCGACCCCCCACGTCGGGTTCCGCGGGACGGCGTGGAGCAACGACAACAACGGCCTCTATACCGACCACGTCCAGGACTCGGCCCAGCGCGCCGTCGTCGACGCGGGCGAGGAACTCTCCTTCAAGCTCTCCCAGACTTGGAACGACGCAAACGTCCCCGGCCTCGCCGTCGACGGCTTACGCCATGTCGTCGAGCCCTACATGAACGCCGAGGCGATCCTCCCCACCGCCGGGCGCGACCTCGTCCGGGGCTTCGACGACCGGGTGGCGAACACCTGGGCCAACCCCCTCGGCTTCCCCGGCTGGAACTCGGTCGATTCCATCGACCGCCAGGTCGTCCTCCGCGAGGGCGTCCGGAACAAGATCCAGACGAAGCGCGACGGGAAGAACTGGGACCTCCTCGACTGGGACCTCTACACCGACGTCAACCTCACCCGGCATTATGACGAAGAGCAGATCCTCCGTTCCGACACTCTCAGCCACGCCTACAGCGACCTCACGATCCGGCCCTTCCCCTGGCTCCACTTCGATTCCCGCGCGGCGATCGACACGAAGGGGAACAGCTACGACATGTACGACCAGAGCATCTCCTGGCAGCCCGACCGCTCCTACCAGTTCACCGTCGGCGACCGCCTCCTCCAGAACGTCACCGCCGTCGACATCTACGGCCTGCCGATCCAGAACTCGAACAACATCTACGTGAAGAATTTCTGGCGCCTGAACGAGCATTGGCAGTTCCAGACCTTCCACGCCTTCGACACCACGGACAGCCACCTCAGCGAGCAGAATTACACCATCTACCGCGACCTCTCCTCCTGGCAGATCGGCCTGACCCTCTCGGAGCGGAACAACCGCAACAGCGAGAGCGAGCAGTCGGTCTACCTGAGCTTCACGCTGAAGGCCTTCCCCAACGCGAGCATCCGCGTTTCCGAATAA
- a CDS encoding 2-enoyl thioester reductase domain-containing protein translates to MKSTHALVFEKFGPPAEVLQLIEEPLPETGPGEVKVRMIASPINPSDLNYIEGTYGLKPGLPAHAGLEGAGEVVEVGPGVEGVSEGDLVSAPRQLGNWREAFVAPAADLRVFPKGLKPEQAAMFHINPLTAWAFLHEIVPLQPGAWIVQNAATSAVGRQVIALAHKLGLRTVNLVRKADDIPLLKALGADVVAVTEGADAGAIREEMGKGKALLGLNAVGGESAALVSKLLAPGGVHVTYGAMSRQPVKVSNGALIFSAMTYRGFWLTHWLKGVSPARLAEAEAMVADCFREGIFQAEVAGKYSLNEYKEALASIGKERGKNLFQLSV, encoded by the coding sequence GTGAAAAGCACCCACGCCCTCGTTTTCGAGAAGTTCGGCCCTCCTGCGGAAGTCTTGCAGCTGATCGAGGAGCCCCTCCCGGAGACCGGGCCGGGCGAGGTGAAGGTGCGGATGATCGCCAGCCCGATCAATCCCTCCGACTTGAACTACATCGAGGGGACCTACGGCCTGAAGCCGGGACTCCCCGCCCATGCGGGGCTCGAAGGGGCGGGGGAGGTCGTCGAGGTCGGTCCGGGCGTCGAGGGCGTGAGCGAAGGGGACCTCGTCTCCGCGCCCCGCCAACTCGGGAATTGGCGGGAAGCCTTCGTCGCCCCCGCCGCCGACCTCCGGGTCTTCCCGAAGGGGTTGAAGCCGGAGCAGGCGGCGATGTTCCATATCAATCCGCTGACGGCCTGGGCCTTCCTCCACGAGATCGTCCCCCTCCAGCCGGGGGCCTGGATCGTCCAGAACGCGGCGACCTCGGCGGTGGGGCGGCAGGTGATCGCCCTCGCCCATAAGCTCGGCCTGCGGACAGTGAACCTCGTCCGCAAGGCCGACGATATCCCCCTCCTGAAGGCGCTCGGGGCCGACGTGGTCGCCGTCACCGAGGGGGCCGACGCCGGGGCGATCCGGGAGGAGATGGGGAAGGGGAAAGCTTTATTGGGCCTGAACGCCGTCGGCGGGGAGAGCGCCGCCTTGGTCTCGAAGCTCCTTGCCCCAGGCGGGGTCCACGTGACCTATGGGGCGATGAGCCGCCAGCCGGTGAAGGTCTCCAACGGGGCGCTGATCTTCAGCGCGATGACCTATCGCGGTTTCTGGCTGACCCATTGGCTGAAGGGGGTGAGCCCGGCCCGGCTCGCCGAGGCCGAGGCGATGGTCGCCGATTGCTTCCGGGAAGGGATTTTCCAGGCCGAAGTGGCTGGAAAGTATTCGCTTAACGAATACAAGGAAGCACTCGCTTCGATCGGAAAAGAGCGGGGGAAGAATTTATTTCAGCTCTCTGTGTAA
- the rlmN gene encoding 23S rRNA (adenine(2503)-C(2))-methyltransferase RlmN yields the protein MEYLLDHLPPAWDLGPGQPEYRRKQLVEWVFVKKASSFEAMSNLPAPMRAHLASRYSLTPMTAAKIQGSKDTTRKFLWKLERGDFIESVLIPANVDLFGERSARQTLCVSSQVGCAYGCKFCASGLDGWKRHLSPAEIVGQIIEAERVAESRIDNLVFMGMGEPMANYENLMQAIEMINSPWGLNIGARHITISTSGLVPQIGMLAAQPRQLRLAISLHGASDPVRSQIMPVNRKYPIAALLDACEDYAGKKSQFITFEYILIEGVNDAPEEAKLLARHARRVRAKVNLIPYNTVEGLPWKRPSDAVIEAFAAHLKGAGCTATVRHEKGHDIDAACGQLRLREIQSA from the coding sequence ATGGAATACCTTCTCGACCATCTCCCCCCCGCCTGGGACCTCGGCCCCGGCCAGCCCGAGTACCGGCGGAAGCAGCTCGTCGAGTGGGTCTTCGTGAAAAAGGCCTCCTCCTTCGAGGCGATGTCGAACCTCCCCGCCCCGATGCGGGCCCACCTCGCCTCCCGCTACAGCCTGACGCCGATGACGGCGGCGAAGATCCAGGGCTCGAAGGACACGACCCGGAAATTCCTCTGGAAGCTCGAACGGGGCGACTTCATCGAGAGCGTCCTCATTCCCGCCAACGTCGATCTCTTCGGCGAGCGTTCCGCGCGGCAGACCCTCTGTGTCTCGAGCCAGGTCGGTTGCGCCTACGGGTGCAAGTTCTGCGCCAGCGGCCTCGACGGCTGGAAGCGCCACCTCTCCCCGGCCGAGATCGTCGGCCAGATCATCGAGGCGGAGCGGGTCGCCGAGTCCCGGATCGACAACCTCGTCTTCATGGGGATGGGGGAGCCGATGGCCAACTACGAGAACCTGATGCAGGCGATCGAGATGATCAACTCCCCCTGGGGCCTCAACATCGGGGCGCGCCACATCACGATCTCGACGAGCGGCCTCGTCCCCCAGATCGGGATGCTCGCCGCCCAGCCCCGGCAGCTCCGCCTCGCCATCTCCCTCCACGGGGCGAGCGATCCCGTCCGCTCCCAGATCATGCCGGTGAACCGGAAATACCCGATCGCCGCCCTCCTCGACGCCTGCGAGGACTATGCGGGGAAGAAGAGCCAGTTCATCACCTTCGAGTACATCCTGATCGAGGGGGTGAACGACGCGCCCGAGGAGGCGAAGCTCCTCGCCCGCCATGCCCGCCGCGTCCGGGCCAAGGTCAATCTCATCCCCTACAACACCGTCGAGGGCCTGCCGTGGAAGCGCCCCTCCGACGCGGTAATCGAGGCCTTCGCCGCCCATCTGAAGGGGGCCGGGTGCACCGCCACCGTCCGGCACGAGAAAGGCCACGACATCGACGCCGCCTGCGGCCAGCTGCGGCTGCGGGAAATCCAGTCGGCCTAG
- a CDS encoding UvrB/UvrC motif-containing protein has protein sequence MLKCQFCTETATVHLTQIVGGKMQKIDLCEKCAKEKGVSDPAGFSLADMLLGLGAADQIKTATPDELICPQCGFTQPDFKKTGRLGCAACYETFNEGLATILKDMHKGTSHKGKAPTRFAKQRIFADQMRDLRKDLQKAITEEKYEEAASLRDKISQLESQLK, from the coding sequence ATGCTTAAATGCCAGTTTTGCACTGAGACGGCCACGGTCCACCTGACGCAGATCGTCGGCGGCAAGATGCAGAAGATCGATCTCTGCGAGAAGTGTGCCAAGGAAAAGGGGGTCTCCGACCCCGCCGGGTTTTCCCTGGCCGACATGCTCCTCGGCCTCGGCGCGGCCGACCAGATCAAGACGGCGACGCCCGACGAACTGATCTGCCCGCAGTGCGGCTTCACCCAGCCCGACTTCAAGAAGACGGGCCGCCTCGGCTGCGCCGCCTGCTACGAGACCTTCAACGAGGGTCTCGCGACGATCCTGAAGGACATGCACAAGGGGACGAGCCACAAGGGCAAGGCTCCGACCCGCTTCGCCAAGCAGCGGATCTTCGCCGACCAGATGCGCGACCTCCGCAAGGATCTCCAGAAGGCGATCACCGAGGAGAAGTACGAGGAGGCCGCCAGCCTCCGCGACAAGATCTCCCAGCTCGAAAGCCAGCTGAAGTAG
- the ilvE gene encoding branched-chain-amino-acid transaminase, protein MKIFIDGAFYDQADAKISVFDHGLLYGDGVFEGIRVYNGRVFLMEEHLDRLADSAKAILLKLPLSLAEIREATLETCRQNNLRDGYIRLVVTRGVGNLGLSPDKCPKATIFIIADTIQLYPEKFYEEGLRVVTVPSQRIPPAALSPAVKSLNYLNNIMAKIECQQAGAQEAIMLNHEGYVAECSGDNVFVVKKGVITTPPIWAGALGGLTRSCVITLAKQAGRDLRESMLTRYDLFVADEIFLTGTAAEVVPVVDVDGRSIGNGKPGPVSGDLTRRFRELTRTSGVAIYS, encoded by the coding sequence ATGAAAATCTTCATCGACGGGGCCTTTTACGATCAGGCCGATGCCAAAATCTCTGTGTTCGACCACGGCCTCCTCTACGGGGACGGCGTTTTCGAGGGCATCCGGGTCTACAACGGCCGGGTCTTCCTCATGGAGGAACACCTCGACCGCCTCGCCGATTCGGCCAAGGCGATCCTGCTGAAGCTCCCGCTCTCCCTCGCCGAGATCCGCGAGGCGACCCTCGAAACCTGCCGCCAGAACAACCTCCGCGACGGCTACATCCGCCTCGTCGTCACCCGCGGCGTCGGCAACCTCGGCCTCAGCCCCGACAAGTGCCCGAAGGCGACGATCTTCATCATCGCCGACACGATCCAGCTCTACCCCGAGAAGTTCTACGAGGAAGGCCTCCGCGTCGTCACGGTGCCGAGCCAGCGCATCCCCCCGGCGGCCCTCAGCCCGGCGGTGAAGTCGCTCAACTACCTCAACAACATCATGGCGAAGATCGAGTGCCAGCAGGCCGGCGCCCAGGAGGCGATCATGCTGAACCACGAGGGGTACGTCGCCGAATGTTCCGGGGACAACGTCTTCGTCGTGAAGAAGGGCGTGATCACCACCCCGCCGATCTGGGCCGGGGCCCTCGGCGGCCTCACCCGCTCCTGCGTCATCACCCTGGCGAAGCAGGCCGGGCGCGACCTCCGCGAGAGCATGCTGACCCGGTACGACCTCTTCGTCGCCGACGAGATCTTCCTCACCGGCACCGCCGCCGAGGTCGTCCCCGTCGTCGATGTCGACGGCCGCTCGATCGGCAACGGCAAGCCCGGCCCGGTCTCGGGCGACCTGACCCGTCGTTTTCGGGAATTGACCCGGACGTCGGGTGTGGCAATTTATAGTTAA
- a CDS encoding ABC transporter ATP-binding protein: MSNPLIEARGIGKTYRMGSGTVPVLSGIDLTIAPGDFLTICGASGSGKSTLLQILGGLQRPDSGELLWRGEATRGWSRARIAAWRGRQVGFVFQSYQLLPEFSAVENVDLPAVIRGEGDREASLALLRGFGLAERAEHRPNELSGGEQQRVALARALRNRPSLILADEPTGSLDRETGREILRYLTERVARPEFASSALVVVTHDPEIAALGARRVVVEGGKLRET; encoded by the coding sequence ATGAGTAATCCCTTGATCGAGGCGCGGGGCATCGGGAAGACCTACCGGATGGGGAGTGGCACCGTCCCCGTCCTTTCCGGCATCGATCTGACGATCGCTCCCGGCGACTTCCTGACGATCTGCGGGGCCTCGGGCTCGGGCAAGAGCACCCTCCTCCAGATCCTGGGCGGCCTCCAGCGGCCCGATTCGGGGGAACTCCTCTGGCGGGGCGAGGCGACCCGGGGATGGTCCCGCGCCCGCATCGCCGCATGGCGGGGGCGGCAGGTCGGCTTCGTCTTCCAGTCCTACCAGCTGTTGCCCGAGTTCTCCGCCGTCGAGAACGTCGACCTCCCCGCCGTGATCCGGGGGGAGGGGGACCGGGAGGCGAGCCTCGCCCTCCTCCGGGGCTTCGGCCTCGCCGAGCGGGCGGAGCACCGGCCGAACGAGCTTTCCGGGGGAGAACAACAGCGCGTGGCCCTCGCCCGCGCCCTGCGGAACCGCCCCTCCCTGATCCTGGCCGACGAGCCGACCGGGAGCCTCGACCGGGAGACGGGCCGGGAAATCCTCCGTTATTTGACCGAGCGGGTCGCCCGGCCCGAATTCGCCTCCAGCGCCCTCGTCGTCGTCACCCACGATCCCGAAATCGCCGCCCTGGGAGCCCGCCGGGTCGTGGTCGAGGGGGGGAAGCTCCGGGAAACGTAA
- a CDS encoding FtsX-like permease family protein, whose amino-acid sequence MKPILELSVALRYLRPRRTFVSAITVLSVLGVTLAVAVLIIVLSVMAGFERELQNKIIGFNAHLVVTSGGIVEKYPDLLAKLEKEPEVLGAAPYVTGPIFTIFQGHTNAPMLRGIDPVAEERVLPLKKYLVAGEFELRGDSVLVGREWAWRNQAFVGDKVTVYGPRQLQGMTKTSAKGGKPQEVVLPSELIITGIFETGLYEYDLNFLLTSLETAQYLYNLPDGSVHGIALRVPDPLRAGPVRDRINDHFPAPIHARTWSDMNRTLFTAIATEKTVMAFILFFIMIVAAFGLCSTLITITVQKAREIGLLKAIGARDGQILGIFVVHGLVVGCLGAVLGVAMAAVALYYRNPFRDFMGRRLGIDLFPPEVYNFSSLPAEVSFGQVGAIAGAAVVICMVAALIPALAAARLDPVEALRHE is encoded by the coding sequence ATGAAGCCGATCCTCGAACTCTCCGTCGCGCTCCGCTACCTGCGCCCGCGGCGGACGTTCGTGTCGGCGATCACGGTCCTCTCGGTCCTCGGGGTGACGCTCGCCGTCGCCGTCCTGATCATCGTCCTCTCCGTCATGGCGGGGTTCGAGCGGGAGCTGCAGAACAAGATCATCGGCTTCAACGCCCACCTCGTCGTCACCTCGGGGGGGATCGTCGAGAAATACCCCGACCTCCTCGCCAAACTGGAGAAGGAGCCGGAGGTCCTCGGGGCCGCCCCCTACGTCACCGGGCCGATCTTCACCATCTTCCAGGGCCACACCAACGCGCCGATGCTCCGGGGAATCGACCCTGTCGCCGAGGAGCGGGTGTTGCCGTTGAAGAAATACCTCGTCGCCGGGGAGTTCGAGCTGCGCGGCGATTCGGTCCTCGTCGGGCGGGAGTGGGCGTGGCGGAACCAGGCCTTCGTCGGGGACAAGGTCACCGTCTACGGCCCCCGGCAGCTCCAGGGGATGACGAAGACGAGTGCGAAGGGAGGGAAGCCGCAGGAGGTCGTCCTCCCATCGGAACTGATCATCACCGGGATTTTCGAGACCGGGCTCTACGAGTACGACCTGAACTTCCTCCTCACCTCGCTCGAAACGGCCCAATACCTCTACAATCTCCCCGACGGCAGCGTCCACGGCATCGCCCTCCGCGTGCCCGATCCGCTCCGCGCCGGTCCGGTCCGGGACCGGATCAACGACCATTTCCCCGCCCCGATCCACGCGCGGACGTGGAGCGACATGAACCGGACCCTCTTCACCGCCATCGCGACCGAGAAGACGGTGATGGCCTTCATCCTCTTCTTCATCATGATCGTCGCCGCCTTCGGCCTCTGCAGCACCCTCATCACGATCACCGTCCAGAAGGCCCGGGAGATCGGCCTCCTGAAGGCGATCGGGGCGCGGGACGGGCAGATCCTCGGGATCTTCGTCGTCCACGGCCTCGTCGTCGGCTGCCTCGGGGCGGTCCTCGGCGTCGCGATGGCGGCGGTCGCGCTCTATTACCGCAATCCGTTCCGCGATTTCATGGGCCGCCGCCTCGGCATCGATCTCTTCCCGCCCGAGGTCTACAACTTCTCCTCGCTCCCCGCCGAGGTCTCCTTCGGCCAGGTCGGGGCGATCGCCGGGGCGGCGGTCGTCATCTGCATGGTGGCGGCGCTGATTCCGGCGCTGGCGGCGGCGCGTCTCGACCCGGTGGAGGCATTGCGTCATGAGTAA